From Segatella copri, the proteins below share one genomic window:
- a CDS encoding ATP-grasp fold amidoligase family protein, with the protein MEYIKKILAAILVNFPVAVVKLRYLIRFKRLPNLKNPHDLNEKILYQKLYTDTTLWSRLADKVLVRDYVKECGLESILTKLYAVWDKVPDICFDELPDAFMLKSNNGDGKGTNIAICDKKKMSASDMKSLKDKAAGWLKQKNIGALSAEPHYNSITPLVFAEELLPIPEGEKSIVDYKLWCFNGEPYAFLVISNRKSGGEAEIACYDLDWKDRSDLLAITKHYNIRKSGLKRPENLESMIEYARILAKPFPQVRVDFYDIEGKIYFGELTFTSLGGMMNYFTQEALNDMGEKINLSYAGRC; encoded by the coding sequence ATGGAATATATTAAAAAAATATTGGCTGCAATATTGGTGAATTTTCCTGTTGCAGTTGTGAAGTTGCGATATTTGATAAGGTTCAAGCGACTGCCAAATCTTAAAAATCCTCACGATTTGAACGAAAAAATCTTGTATCAGAAGTTGTATACAGATACAACGTTGTGGAGTCGGTTGGCAGATAAGGTATTGGTAAGAGACTATGTTAAGGAGTGTGGTTTGGAAAGTATACTTACCAAATTGTATGCAGTATGGGACAAGGTTCCAGATATTTGTTTTGATGAACTTCCTGATGCTTTCATGCTCAAGTCTAACAATGGCGATGGAAAAGGAACTAATATAGCGATTTGTGATAAGAAAAAAATGTCAGCATCTGACATGAAGTCATTAAAGGATAAGGCCGCTGGCTGGTTGAAACAAAAGAATATTGGTGCTTTATCAGCTGAGCCACATTATAATTCCATCACACCTCTTGTGTTTGCAGAGGAATTGTTACCTATTCCTGAAGGTGAAAAGTCTATTGTGGACTATAAACTTTGGTGCTTTAATGGAGAACCTTATGCTTTTTTGGTGATATCTAACCGTAAGAGTGGAGGAGAGGCTGAAATTGCATGTTATGATTTGGATTGGAAGGATCGTTCCGACTTGCTTGCAATAACTAAGCATTATAATATTAGAAAAAGTGGTTTGAAACGTCCGGAGAATTTGGAATCTATGATAGAGTATGCCAGAATACTAGCAAAGCCTTTCCCGCAGGTTAGAGTAGATTTCTATGATATAGAAGGTAAAATCTATTTTGGGGAACTTACCTTTACTTCGCTGGGAGGTATGATGAATTATTTCACGCAGGAAGCGTTGAATGATATGGGAGAAAAAATAAATCTTTCCTATGCTGGCAGATGCTAG
- a CDS encoding glycosyltransferase family 4 protein translates to MEKILFIGDCGNFKNTSNGVYAKNIQLFNRLKEVFVTLKHVNTNNWKKNPSVLLNVLRSIWQYRKKDIIISLNTYSSYKLIKIVKRLFPSIRLNYFVIGGILPNFISQLEMKQRECYSIVKWFMVESQEMKRKMELLGYKNVIHIPNFKKIAYIPEKSTETSVPFRFVFLSRIIPEKGCDLIMEATRRINKEIGEDKFLVHFYGKIDDSYESQFLKIINEIPNAEYKGFLNLADVSNYDVLASYSAMLFPTFWKGEGFPGILIDAMIAGTPVIASEWGYNTEIIENGTTGIIIKSKNVDELANAMNSFICNHSKVAEMTRHCRIQAMEYDTAKVLNKDLFAKILKKEIE, encoded by the coding sequence ATGGAGAAGATACTATTTATCGGAGATTGTGGAAACTTCAAAAATACGTCAAATGGAGTTTACGCCAAGAACATTCAGTTGTTCAACCGACTAAAAGAGGTATTTGTGACGCTGAAACACGTTAACACCAACAACTGGAAGAAAAATCCTTCTGTCCTGTTGAATGTTCTCCGTTCTATCTGGCAATATAGAAAGAAAGATATTATCATATCTTTAAACACCTATAGTTCATACAAACTGATAAAGATAGTGAAGAGGCTGTTTCCGTCAATCCGTTTGAACTATTTCGTCATAGGTGGAATACTCCCTAACTTCATCTCCCAACTGGAGATGAAGCAAAGGGAATGCTACTCCATTGTCAAGTGGTTTATGGTAGAAAGTCAAGAAATGAAACGCAAGATGGAGCTTTTGGGATATAAGAATGTTATCCACATTCCTAACTTCAAGAAGATCGCATACATTCCTGAAAAAAGCACAGAAACTTCTGTACCCTTCCGATTTGTATTCTTGTCGAGAATCATCCCTGAAAAAGGATGCGACCTCATCATGGAAGCTACAAGAAGAATAAACAAAGAAATCGGGGAAGACAAATTCCTTGTGCATTTCTATGGAAAGATAGATGATTCCTACGAGTCTCAATTTCTCAAAATCATCAACGAGATTCCAAATGCAGAATACAAAGGTTTCCTCAATCTTGCAGATGTTTCAAACTACGATGTTTTGGCAAGTTACTCTGCAATGTTATTTCCTACATTCTGGAAGGGCGAAGGCTTCCCTGGCATCCTGATTGATGCCATGATTGCAGGAACACCAGTTATCGCTTCCGAATGGGGTTACAACACCGAAATAATTGAAAATGGCACAACTGGTATTATTATCAAAAGCAAAAATGTAGATGAGTTGGCTAATGCTATGAATTCATTTATCTGCAACCATTCAAAGGTAGCAGAGATGACCCGACATTGCAGAATACAGGCGATGGAATATGATACTGCTAAAGTGTTGAACAAAGATCTTTTTGCAAAAATACTAAAGAAAGAAATTGAATAG
- a CDS encoding glycoside hydrolase family 99-like domain-containing protein: MKPRIIALYLPQFHPIPENDEWWGKGFTEWTNVVKAKPLFKGHYQPHLPADLGFYDLRLSEVREQQAELARAAGIEGFCYYHYWFGNGKQLLERPFNEVLASGKPDFPFCICWANHDWTNKTWVKGKSIRRDSMIMKMEYSTEDHIAHFNALLPAFRDKRYITVDGKPLFAIYQPKAIPNVKQFIELWQKMAKENGLKGIHFVGYTTNSSGRSAKDGKLSLWATDEAAEHYQSVLDLGFDAVLPSGLARAQSMSKGKLRMLFYFLTKNSFLPTSNICDYSDVMKHYYVEEDTWENVYPSLLPQWDRTPRAGVATNPLINATPEKFQKTIEEAIGLIKHKSPEHQILFLKAWNEWGEGDYVEPDDRFGHGWLNAIRNALNTCK; the protein is encoded by the coding sequence ATGAAACCAAGAATTATAGCATTGTATTTACCCCAGTTCCACCCTATCCCTGAAAACGATGAGTGGTGGGGCAAGGGATTCACAGAATGGACCAACGTAGTAAAGGCCAAGCCTTTATTTAAAGGACATTATCAGCCTCACCTACCAGCTGATTTAGGCTTCTATGATTTACGTTTGTCTGAGGTGAGAGAGCAGCAGGCAGAACTGGCCAGAGCAGCAGGTATCGAAGGCTTTTGCTATTACCATTATTGGTTTGGCAATGGAAAACAATTGCTAGAGCGCCCATTTAACGAGGTGCTTGCTTCTGGAAAGCCAGATTTCCCATTCTGTATCTGCTGGGCTAACCATGATTGGACCAACAAGACATGGGTTAAAGGTAAAAGCATTCGCAGGGATTCCATGATTATGAAGATGGAGTATTCCACAGAGGATCATATAGCCCACTTCAATGCCCTGTTGCCTGCTTTCCGCGACAAGAGATATATTACGGTTGACGGTAAACCTCTATTTGCTATTTACCAACCTAAAGCTATACCTAACGTGAAGCAGTTCATCGAACTCTGGCAGAAGATGGCAAAAGAGAATGGCTTAAAAGGTATTCATTTCGTGGGCTATACCACCAACTCATCAGGACGTTCAGCAAAGGACGGCAAGCTGTCGCTTTGGGCTACAGATGAGGCAGCCGAACACTATCAGTCGGTACTTGATTTGGGATTTGACGCAGTGCTGCCATCAGGACTTGCCAGAGCACAGTCGATGAGCAAGGGAAAACTGAGAATGCTATTCTATTTCTTGACAAAGAACAGTTTCTTGCCAACCTCTAATATCTGCGACTACAGCGACGTAATGAAACATTACTATGTTGAAGAGGATACATGGGAGAATGTTTATCCGTCACTGTTGCCACAATGGGACCGCACGCCAAGAGCCGGAGTTGCTACCAACCCTCTGATTAATGCAACACCAGAAAAGTTCCAGAAGACAATAGAAGAGGCTATAGGACTTATTAAACATAAGTCACCTGAACACCAAATTCTATTCCTTAAGGCATGGAACGAATGGGGCGAAGGCGATTACGTAGAACCAGATGACCGTTTCGGCCATGGATGGTTAAATGCGATAAGAAATGCGTTGAACACATGTAAATAA
- a CDS encoding EpsG family protein, whose translation MAYIIISLFILAGLCALIESHFQDNEKNKLMLFFLVSLVLTAGLREVGLDPDSENYEMVYRNYYSVTATENTEFTYLLLSAFFNLFTNDVHILFILYAIMGVGLKLLAIRKTTDFTFLSLAIYISFYFCVHEMTQIRTGVLSGMFLLSLTLIAEGKRKWALFLILAGSCFHVSGLALIPLLLLNNKELKGKRKIFWCCVIPTGYAIYFIGVGVMIMLDIPFIGAKLANYQQAEDTGQSMAGVNVFGPLYLLNIIIYFYLMYFSKTVTEYNRYFPIIIKIFALGILAYASLSLIPVIAERISLLLRVVGIFLFPCIACTIRPRWLGITIVLLLGLIYINYGLNYIDFQFIWKV comes from the coding sequence ATGGCATATATTATCATATCTCTCTTCATACTTGCAGGCTTATGTGCCCTTATAGAATCGCACTTTCAAGACAATGAGAAGAATAAGCTGATGCTTTTTTTTCTCGTTTCTTTGGTATTGACGGCAGGATTGAGAGAAGTTGGTCTAGATCCTGATTCCGAGAACTACGAAATGGTATATAGGAACTACTATTCTGTGACAGCAACAGAAAATACGGAGTTCACTTATCTCCTATTGTCTGCATTCTTCAATCTATTCACAAATGACGTGCATATATTGTTCATCTTATATGCCATCATGGGAGTTGGGCTGAAATTACTTGCAATACGCAAGACAACAGATTTTACCTTTCTATCACTTGCCATCTACATCAGTTTCTATTTCTGCGTTCATGAGATGACCCAAATCAGAACAGGTGTTCTATCGGGAATGTTCTTACTCTCACTAACGCTGATAGCTGAAGGAAAGCGAAAATGGGCACTTTTCTTGATCTTGGCAGGTTCATGCTTCCATGTTTCAGGACTTGCACTTATTCCTCTGCTCTTACTTAACAACAAAGAGCTAAAAGGCAAAAGAAAGATTTTTTGGTGCTGCGTCATTCCAACCGGATATGCTATTTACTTTATCGGCGTTGGTGTGATGATTATGCTCGACATACCGTTTATAGGTGCTAAATTGGCGAATTATCAACAGGCAGAAGATACAGGGCAATCAATGGCCGGAGTAAACGTATTCGGTCCGCTGTACTTGTTAAACATTATTATATACTTCTATCTCATGTATTTTTCAAAAACGGTAACAGAATACAATAGGTACTTTCCTATTATAATCAAAATATTTGCATTAGGAATTCTCGCTTATGCATCACTCTCATTAATTCCAGTTATTGCTGAAAGAATCAGTTTACTGCTTAGAGTTGTAGGAATATTTCTGTTTCCTTGCATTGCATGCACTATAAGACCAAGATGGTTAGGAATTACAATAGTGCTATTGCTAGGACTCATATATATAAACTATGGTTTGAACTATATTGATTTCCAATTTATCTGGAAAGTATAA
- a CDS encoding lipopolysaccharide biosynthesis protein has protein sequence MEKINKLKRITQNTLMLFVRILILTIVNLYAVRLLLRGLGACDYGIYNAVAGVVTLSSCLIPVFSQAIQRFYSYLSGKGETEKQQTVFSVSTNVVICFCIILFLIFETAGIWMLNSQMMIPENRLYSANIAFQFAMFSFFFTLLQIPYTAAIYAHEEMGIYALVSCLDCVLKLLAAFLIGITAIDNLVFYSISLSIIAIIVFTTYMAYAKKHYTECRYTFIKSKSKYKKLLSFTGWSMLGSMAGVGLIQGSAILLNIFFGPLVNAAFAIAISIYNATLSLANSIVLAFRAPMIKAYAANETQTLDVMFGISNKCILYLLVAIAIPIFTEMEQVLTIWLGSPTVEAITFARIILIYTVCLAISSPITTIIQATGNVKFYYICTDSMTLMHLPLAYMMLKWGMPSYSVLLSMLSVIIIAHFIRIVILKRSHESFKLRTYLQEFLLRGLVITVISYLATSTFRTYIDNDIIRLLIVFMVSPMITIILFAVFGTNSSERHQITKIAMNFIKRK, from the coding sequence ATGGAAAAAATAAATAAGCTTAAACGTATAACACAAAATACGCTTATGCTATTTGTTCGCATATTGATTTTGACTATAGTCAACCTATATGCTGTACGTTTATTACTTAGAGGACTAGGTGCTTGCGATTACGGAATCTATAACGCCGTAGCAGGTGTTGTCACATTAAGTTCCTGCTTAATTCCCGTATTTTCCCAGGCAATACAGAGATTTTACTCCTATCTTTCAGGAAAGGGAGAAACGGAAAAACAACAAACAGTATTCTCTGTTAGTACAAATGTAGTAATATGTTTCTGTATCATATTGTTTCTGATATTTGAGACTGCAGGTATTTGGATGCTTAACTCGCAGATGATGATACCAGAAAATCGTCTTTATTCTGCTAACATCGCATTCCAATTTGCCATGTTCTCCTTCTTCTTCACCCTGCTTCAAATTCCATATACAGCAGCAATTTATGCTCATGAAGAAATGGGAATATATGCATTGGTTTCCTGCTTAGACTGTGTTTTAAAACTCTTGGCAGCATTTCTTATAGGAATAACAGCTATTGACAATCTCGTTTTCTATTCAATAAGTCTTAGCATCATTGCCATAATCGTATTTACTACATATATGGCATATGCAAAGAAGCACTATACAGAATGCAGATATACTTTTATTAAAAGTAAGTCAAAATACAAAAAGCTGCTTTCATTTACAGGGTGGTCTATGCTAGGATCAATGGCAGGAGTAGGACTTATTCAGGGCAGTGCTATCCTCCTCAACATATTCTTCGGGCCGCTTGTAAATGCAGCTTTCGCCATAGCTATCAGCATATACAATGCAACGTTATCATTGGCAAACAGTATAGTTCTTGCATTTAGAGCACCAATGATAAAAGCCTATGCCGCAAATGAAACACAAACGCTTGACGTGATGTTTGGCATCAGTAACAAATGCATCCTATACCTTTTAGTTGCAATAGCTATTCCTATTTTTACAGAAATGGAACAAGTGCTCACTATCTGGCTCGGTTCACCAACAGTTGAAGCTATAACGTTTGCACGCATAATTCTTATATACACCGTTTGTCTTGCTATCAGCAGTCCAATAACGACAATTATACAAGCAACCGGAAATGTCAAGTTCTATTACATCTGTACAGATAGTATGACTTTAATGCACTTGCCCCTAGCCTATATGATGCTGAAATGGGGCATGCCTTCGTACAGTGTACTACTTTCTATGTTGAGTGTTATCATTATAGCTCATTTCATAAGGATCGTAATACTGAAGAGAAGCCATGAGTCATTCAAATTAAGGACTTACTTACAGGAGTTTCTATTACGCGGCTTAGTAATAACAGTTATAAGCTATTTGGCTACTAGTACATTCAGAACTTATATTGATAATGACATCATTCGACTTTTAATAGTTTTCATGGTATCACCAATGATAACCATCATACTCTTTGCAGTATTTGGAACAAACAGTTCTGAACGGCATCAAATAACAAAGATTGCAATGAATTTCATAAAGAGAAAATAA
- a CDS encoding chain-length determining protein yields MENNNNNLEVIDLRIIIKKIWAKRKLYYIVLPIVFVLSCAYILCIPRTYTSSLSLAPEVNNSSNIGGTLGSLASSFGIDLGNMETTDAINPMLYPDLMEDNGFVVGLFDIKVTTEDGSVKCSYYDYLTKHQEYTFWAKGFGYIKKLFQEKKATGVSKKINPYMLSKKQDDVASAIRKNITINIDKKTAVITISTEAQDPLICKTIADSVKERLQVYITNYRTRKARVDEQYYKTLMTEAKHEYEKARQRYGSYADANTDVQLASLQSKQDDMENDMQLKYNAYSAMVTQYQAAKAKVQERTPAFTVVKGAAVPIKAAKPKRMLFVLGMCFLAIIILGIYSIRDLIIK; encoded by the coding sequence ATGGAAAATAATAATAATAACCTTGAGGTAATTGATCTCAGAATCATTATAAAGAAGATATGGGCTAAGAGAAAGCTATACTATATCGTATTACCTATAGTATTTGTACTCTCTTGCGCATATATTCTTTGTATACCTCGTACATACACATCAAGTCTGAGTTTAGCACCTGAGGTAAACAACAGTTCAAATATTGGTGGTACACTTGGCTCGTTGGCCTCTTCTTTTGGTATTGACCTTGGAAATATGGAGACTACTGACGCCATTAACCCGATGCTCTACCCTGACTTGATGGAAGACAATGGTTTCGTAGTTGGATTATTTGATATCAAGGTAACAACAGAAGACGGAAGCGTAAAATGCAGTTATTACGATTATCTGACTAAACATCAAGAGTATACTTTCTGGGCAAAGGGATTTGGTTACATCAAAAAACTCTTTCAAGAGAAGAAAGCAACAGGAGTTTCTAAAAAGATCAATCCTTACATGCTTTCAAAGAAACAAGATGATGTAGCATCAGCCATCCGTAAGAACATCACAATCAATATTGACAAGAAAACTGCCGTTATCACCATTTCTACAGAGGCTCAAGACCCACTGATTTGCAAGACTATTGCAGATTCCGTAAAAGAGCGTCTTCAGGTATATATCACAAACTACCGAACCCGCAAAGCTCGTGTAGACGAACAATACTATAAGACCCTCATGACTGAAGCAAAGCATGAGTACGAAAAAGCTCGCCAAAGATATGGTTCATACGCTGATGCCAATACTGATGTGCAATTGGCTAGTTTGCAATCAAAGCAAGATGATATGGAAAACGATATGCAGCTAAAGTATAATGCTTATAGTGCAATGGTAACACAATATCAGGCAGCCAAAGCAAAAGTACAAGAACGCACGCCAGCCTTTACTGTCGTAAAAGGAGCTGCAGTGCCAATAAAAGCAGCCAAGCCAAAGCGTATGCTATTTGTACTTGGAATGTGTTTCTTGGCAATAATCATACTAGGTATTTATAGCATTAGGGACTTGATTATTAAATAA
- a CDS encoding ATP-binding protein produces the protein MKYPIGIQDFEKLRTNGYSYVDKSRFVYKLATEGEYYFLSRPRRFGKSLFLSTLEAYFQGKKELFEGLAIYDLETDWKKYPIFHIDLNTANFREKDSLYMVLNDYLTTWESKYGARESEATLALRFKGVIARAAEKEGCGVVILIDEYDKPILQTLRDPKLQAEHRAQLKAFYSVLKTQDRYIKFAFLTGVIKFGKVSVFSDLNNLTDISMDHRYISICGMTEKELLTNFKEGINELAEANGDTEEATIAKLKARYDGYHFEENTVGIYNPFSVLNTLSRLRYKDYWFETGTPTFLVDLLKMHNYRLPDMTKERVSDDVINSVDSLSTNPIPVIYQSGYLTIKGYDERFKKYLLGFPNKEVEEGFLNFLLPLYCSAGDRSAFMVDEFVKDVEAGHVEQFMNRLTAFFADNSYQVAGEAELYFQNALYLIFKIMGFHTQVEIPTSEGRMDVLIQTSDYIYIIECKLDGSAEEALHQIEVKNYAAPFAMDKRTVVKLGINFSSKTRGVESWKQG, from the coding sequence ATGAAATATCCTATAGGAATACAAGATTTCGAAAAGCTACGTACAAATGGATATTCGTATGTAGATAAGAGCCGATTCGTGTACAAGTTGGCGACAGAGGGAGAATACTATTTCCTCAGTCGTCCACGCCGATTCGGAAAGAGTCTCTTTCTGTCTACTTTGGAAGCATACTTCCAGGGTAAGAAGGAACTCTTCGAGGGCTTAGCCATATATGACTTGGAAACAGATTGGAAGAAATATCCTATCTTCCATATTGATCTCAACACAGCCAACTTTCGAGAGAAAGACAGCCTGTATATGGTGCTTAATGACTACCTCACAACTTGGGAAAGCAAATATGGAGCCCGTGAGTCAGAAGCCACACTTGCCCTTCGTTTCAAGGGTGTGATAGCAAGAGCTGCGGAGAAAGAAGGATGTGGTGTCGTAATACTTATTGATGAATACGACAAGCCTATACTTCAGACCCTGCGCGACCCAAAGTTACAGGCAGAACACCGTGCACAGCTGAAAGCATTCTATTCTGTATTGAAGACACAAGACCGATATATCAAGTTTGCATTCCTCACAGGTGTAATCAAGTTTGGCAAGGTTAGCGTGTTCAGCGACCTCAACAACCTGACGGATATCTCGATGGACCACCGCTATATTAGCATCTGCGGAATGACAGAGAAGGAACTGCTTACGAATTTCAAGGAAGGTATCAACGAATTAGCCGAAGCCAATGGCGATACAGAAGAAGCCACAATAGCAAAACTGAAGGCAAGATACGACGGATATCATTTCGAGGAAAATACAGTAGGCATCTATAACCCATTCAGCGTACTGAACACTTTGTCAAGACTTCGCTATAAAGACTACTGGTTTGAGACTGGCACACCAACATTTCTAGTTGACTTGCTGAAAATGCACAACTATCGTTTGCCAGACATGACAAAGGAAAGGGTATCAGACGATGTAATCAACAGCGTGGATTCGCTGTCAACCAATCCGATACCTGTGATATACCAGAGTGGTTATCTCACTATCAAAGGCTATGACGAAAGGTTTAAGAAATATCTGCTAGGCTTCCCGAACAAAGAGGTGGAAGAAGGTTTCCTTAACTTCCTCCTACCGTTATACTGTTCTGCAGGTGATCGTTCCGCCTTTATGGTCGATGAGTTTGTGAAGGATGTTGAAGCAGGACATGTTGAACAATTTATGAATCGGCTTACCGCTTTCTTTGCGGACAACAGCTATCAGGTAGCAGGCGAAGCAGAACTTTACTTCCAAAATGCCCTATATCTCATTTTTAAGATTATGGGATTCCACACACAGGTAGAAATACCGACAAGTGAAGGCAGGATGGACGTTCTCATTCAAACTTCCGACTACATCTACATCATCGAATGCAAATTAGATGGAAGCGCCGAAGAAGCTCTGCATCAGATAGAAGTCAAAAACTATGCAGCTCCTTTCGCTATGGATAAGCGAACAGTTGTCAAGCTAGGCATCAACTTCTCCAGCAAGACAAGAGGAGTTGAGAGTTGGAAGCAGGGATAA